A single Montipora foliosa isolate CH-2021 chromosome 7, ASM3666993v2, whole genome shotgun sequence DNA region contains:
- the LOC138010809 gene encoding apoptosis regulator R1-like: MAGATAALNIEEISPTSEMSRYDRDIMKEACSLTLDYISYRLRSKFEQNKLSGLPRDFLIPQSPINASSTLRKLATHMEAEHPDLFESLCTTLGITPATARPTFVGVAQEIFQAGTNWGRIVALFTFGGVVAHHFVKTQRPEMVPCVGEWIVSFIEHNLLTWIRENGGWDGFVAHFSESSQSQTMWKSLFTVGSICAAGLTLLALNK, encoded by the exons ATGGCCGGAGCAACAGCTGCGCTGAACATCGAAGAAATCTCTCCAACATCTGAAATGTCGAGATACGACAGAGATATCATGAAAGAAGCTTGTTCACTCACTCTGGACTATATATCCTACCGGCTAAGGAGCAAATTCGAACAGAACAAACTCAGTGGATTACCGAGAGACTTTCTTATTCCCCAGTCACCGATAAACGCTTCAAGTACTCTACGGAAACTGGCAACTCATATGGAGGCTGAACACCCCGACTTGTTCGAATCGTTGTGCACAACGCTAGGAATTACACCAGCTACAGCTCGTCCTACATTTGTCGGTGTGGCACAAGAGATATTCCAAGCCGGAACGAACTGGGGCAGGATTGTCGCTTTGTTCACGTTCGGAGGTGTAGTGGCTCATCACTTCGTAAAAACACAGCGACCAGAAATGGTGCCGTGCGTCGGGGAATGGATTGTTTCCTTTATTGAGCACAACTTGCTAACGTGGATTAGAGAAAATGGTGGCTGG GATGGCTTTGTTGCTCACTTTTCGGAATCCTCACAATCGCAAACCATGTGGAAGAGCCTATTCACAGTGGGAAGCATTTGTGCAGCTGGTCTTACTCTTTTAGCATTAAACAAGTGA